The genomic segment TCTTGGAGTCTCGCCGGGGGAAAGGCACAAAGCTCTTCACCCCTCGGAAACATAACCCTGTAGACCAGAAGAGAACATTTTCATACAGAACACCGTCAAAAAGCATTTGAACATCAATTATTCACTAACAATTCTACTACAGCGTGATCCAATAGCTTTAAGCACAGAGAGAGAATGTCCAATTTGGGCAGTGGTTAATTATTTATTAGCTTATTGTACCCAGTACAAGACAGAGATGTTTTCCCACTGCCTTCACTCTTCTTTAAaatttggggaggaaaaaaaataaatcttaattGCAAATATTAAACAGTGAGCAAACTAGGAAAAAAGTTCAATTCCCCAagaaattgcgtgtgaatgctgagaaatGCTGTGTCACGGccaaaatgacacacacataAAAGAAAGGACTTAAGCACTACGGTTACACCCAAACAGATTTGTTCGAACACTGAGTTTcttttcagattttttaaatagcatACTGCTTCAAAATGCCCACAAATTCAGACTTTGATTGCAAATTACAAAAGTTTCTTAAACATGGCACTGTTGCAAAAATGAGTAAGTACGCACCAATTAAAGTCAACCGGAGCTAAATTTGGGATGAAACTATTCGGATTCACAAGAATTTCACAATTCTGACTCTTACAATTGTTTTCGTGTTCAGAgataaacaatacaatactgtactTTAGCTTTAAAGGGGGCTCATCTCAATACCCAGACGTCGTACAAATATACACCCGACTGACTGTGAGCCCCATACGGACGACACGAGTGCAATCTGACTGGGAGCTTTCTTTGCAAGTTGTTTGCTGCCATGACATCAAAGGCGTATCATTTCCTCCACCAAGTATAAAGCACCGTTTGTTGGATAGTTTGTCTCATCGTTAAGAGTTGATTAAATTAGCAggattatataaaaaaaaaaaaaaaaaatccccttcgTTAAAACTGGCACCGCCTGTCCGTTGGTTATGTCTTACATCATCCTCGACTCAGATGGAGAACAAACAAATCCGATTTTGTCCCCTTCGCTCAAACATCTTGGATTTACAGGAGCTCTGCgctaaataatgtttttgtccatTGGACCTGTTGCAGATAAAGTTCCATATTTTGAAAGCTATAAGGAAGGTTAAAACACCACTCGCTAACGTATTCACATTTTGCTCATCTACTTGAGTTGAGCCACAAGcgtatttaaaatgtataatagAATAGTAGCACGTATTGAGTACTATAAGGCCAATGTAAGTTTTTCTATGCATTTGttgtcacattaaaaaaaaaacaaaagaagaaatgtaGAATAACGTGCgttcattttgctgattttaaACATGCTAAAGAGAACACTTGGAAAGCTATCAAAATATGTGACTCAAACTGCTGCGGTTGCTTTATCAGGCTTCAATTGGCTAAATATCACTTGACTTGAGGTATACATTTCCTTTTGAACAATACTCGTCTCAATTGTGAATGACAAGTAGAACAATTGTGGAGTCCTCTTCTAAACATTCCTATTTCCAGATCTTGTCGTTTAAAAATGATGCACGCTAACTGTTTATACTTACGCTTCCACTCCTCGAGAGATAACTTGGCATTGTCGTGGCTGTCATCGTACGGTTCGGGCTCAGGGAGGTCATCTGGGTCCCTGAGGCTGTCAAAGTACGGGTGCTCCAGCGCCAGTTCAGCTGTGGGCCTCTCGTCAGCGTCCAGGACCAGCATCTTCTCCAGCAGGTCAATGCCTGCGAACAATCAAATTGTCCACGACGTGCACGGAACACAAAGTTTGACTTTAAATTCAACCCACCGTTTGCGCTGGCTAGGGGAAACAACGTCGAGAAGTCTTTTCGAGGATAGTGAGGAAGAGCCTTCACATATTTCTTTGCCTGTGTTTTTAATAgaagaaataatggaaaaacagcaacaataaaTTCACCACATTTGTACATTTATCTGGGTAAATATGCACCGTGATTACCATTCGTGATGAATTATTGAAGCAGAAAAAGATGAAAGGCACGCTAGGTCGGGAAATTGTCTCCGAATATCAAGTCAGTGCTATTATCTCGTGAACACACCAAAGAAATTGGTAAGCGCCCTCATCCCGTCCCGCAATGATGAGCCTGGCCTTCAGAAAACGGAGAAACAATGGGCCGTCTACTTAGTTTTTCGCTTCCGTCTACTAACGGAAGCAGAGCCCGGCGTGTGGAAGAAAAGCATTTGATCTTGTTTCTATGTGGTGCATGGACATATCGGTGGTGCACATGACAAACTCAAATATCCCCCACTCTCACGTCGCCAATTTAGCTGAAAAACATTCTTTTCAGAAGCTAATCCTAGTCCCGCTGTTAGCTAACGCTAAGCGGTGCCAACAATGCAGCTCCTTTGTTTTTGACACGACTGCGCTGTCAGCTGCCACTTCAAAGTGTTTCTTTCTCTGCGGAACTTCGTCCAACCTAACTGGAAACTCGGCGTGAAGACCGGTTCGCTCGtatacacattttcagaaataagcaAGTTATTCAAAGATTTACTTGCTAAGAACTGTGGCGCTTCATCTCATCAAGTGGACCCTTATGCCGTTTTAACTAACGTGATAAGCGATACATTTTTCCaactcgacatccattgcagcctggttaTCCTGAAAGATGGAGCCCTCCATCTGTGGTCCCTTCCCAAGGTTTCTTCTTTTTGGAGTTTCTCCCTGCCCGATTTGGGGCGGTTTAGATCAGGAGATGTTGCGGATCTTTGTCAACGTGACACTCTTCTGTGATTacgggctatacaaataaactttacTTAACGTGGTTCACACACAACTATGTGTATACTGTAGtacacattcaaatccatttcTCCCCCCGCCCCAGTATGTCCCATTTAATATTCAATTGTGTAACCGGTTGCACCTCCGCGCTGTCCAGCTTCTGGATGAACTCTGGTCCAGGCACTCCGGTCACTTTCATGATTTGTGTCAGCTGGTCCATGTCTGGTAGGGTTTACAGTCAAGACTTGATCAGGCGGCTGAATGTTTGCGAGCAGCCGATAAATATATCTAGCAGGTACGTGCAACTTGTTAAAATTATGGCACTATTCGTTACCCAGGAATGGCTTGCGGGGGAACAAAAGAACATTGGACAAAGCTGAAGTGGCTGTCTATTAGCCCTGATCCAAATTctgttgaatgttttttgaAGAAGCTGAAACACGCAGTCAGGACGAGGAACCCTTCGGGCCGAGACAGCAGTTACAGGATTGTAGTGACTGCCTCAAAAGGTTCTGCGATAAAATGTTACGTCAAGGgcaccatcatttttgtcaaggccagtgtgacttgtttgttttatgataTACAATATAGTAATACATAAGGCTGTTGAACCGCAGCAAATGGCAATGCAGGATTTTATTCCTTTGTTTTATGATATACAATATCATAATACATAAGGCTGTTGAACCGCAGAAAATGGCAATGCAGGATTTTATTTGgagtagatttttatttattattacgtTTGCGAGTTTCAGTTGATTTCAGTGACTTGTGGCGTTTACATTCTTTAATGGAAGGGTACCAAAGTTTGTGAGTTTTTTATGTGTCGTCATTGTGAATAGAAGGAAAATCTAAATCCCTTTTTCAGTAAACAACCgtgccaaaacaaaacaaatctgttaCCCACACTAAAATATAACGGATACTTTCTCGGCTCAGCCGCACTTATCCACAATGTTTTGTGAAAATCAGCTAAGGCAGGGTTAGATACAGTATAACGAGATCTTGTCATTTGAACTGCGCATATGGCAGCAGCATGGTCTGACTAGAAAACTACAAATCTGCCCGCTGCTCCAGTGTGTCACTCTTGTTCGCGACTGAAATTGCTTCAAGAGCGGAggtgaaatgtgtttgtttgtacatGGTCGCTGTCAGTGTGCTTGGCAGTAAATACGATCTTAAGTTCTGTTCTAAGTtctattataaataatacaaaggtACAATTAAGTGTAGCGTGTAGTGGTTGACTTTAAGCGCAAAAGGGGTGACGTCATGCGTGACAGTCAAACTCCGTGACCCTCGACCCCAAAAACGCAGAAATCATTTGAGTATTTCGGTGTACTACGATCATCATTTGGATGGCGGAGCTGCCAACGCAGACGAAAGGATACAGTCTTTCCCTTTGAAAAGGGTTTTTCCGTTGATCATTTCGGCCATGATGCAGCCCACTGACCAGATGTCCACTAGAATCAACAACACAGGAGACAAGTGCGAGTGAGGAACGACACATCTGTGACAACACTTCATCATTGACTCAGTGCTCCAAAAATGGAGAAAAGGATTATgtacaagaaaacaaacaaacaaaaacagttttcagtgTTGAGAGGAACCTATTGTGCTCCTGCTCA from the Phycodurus eques isolate BA_2022a chromosome 1, UOR_Pequ_1.1, whole genome shotgun sequence genome contains:
- the mapk13 gene encoding mitogen-activated protein kinase 13 isoform X3 gives rise to the protein MEARATFCREEINSTVWEVPEKYTHLKQIGTGAYGCVCYLVMPYMFTDLSKVRGHLSEDKVQFLVYQMLCGLRYIHKAGIIHRDLKPGNLAVNQDCELKILDFGLARSTDAEMTGYVVTRWYRAPEVILNWMHYTQTVDIWSVGCIMAEMINGKTLFKGKDYMDQLTQIMKVTGVPGPEFIQKLDSAEAKKYVKALPHYPRKDFSTLFPLASANGIDLLEKMLVLDADERPTAELALEHPYFDSLRDPDDLPEPEPYDDSHDNAKLSLEEWKRLCFRGVKSFVPFPRRDSKRKNTLTMTP